A stretch of Deltaproteobacteria bacterium DNA encodes these proteins:
- the aroB gene encoding 3-dehydroquinate synthase: MALGGGVVGDITGFVAATYLRGVPFVQVPTTLLAQVDSSVGGKTAVNHRRGKNLIGAFYQPLFVFIDLSTLKTLDPRELRAGMSEVVKYGVIRSEQFFSCLEKNAEKILSLDMVILEKIVKESCQIKAEVVHSDERESGYRAILNFGHTFGHAVESVTEYKKYRHGEAVAIGMLFAAQLSYKMGKCSDGVFTRIAALLSRLNLPQQIDDQLDRKYLDAMMLDKKVIGGNIRFVFPITIGQVTIDEVNLDDCETALK; this comes from the coding sequence ATCGCATTGGGAGGCGGTGTTGTTGGCGATATCACGGGCTTTGTAGCTGCGACCTATTTGAGAGGTGTCCCTTTTGTTCAAGTTCCTACTACCCTGCTTGCTCAGGTTGATTCCAGTGTCGGTGGTAAAACTGCGGTAAATCATCGCAGAGGTAAAAATTTAATTGGCGCATTTTATCAACCGCTTTTTGTCTTTATTGATTTAAGTACTTTGAAAACATTAGACCCGAGAGAGTTAAGAGCGGGTATGTCTGAAGTTGTGAAATATGGCGTAATTCGCAGTGAACAGTTTTTTTCCTGCCTGGAAAAGAATGCAGAGAAGATCTTGTCACTGGATATGGTTATTTTGGAAAAAATTGTGAAAGAATCATGTCAGATCAAGGCTGAGGTAGTACATAGCGATGAAAGAGAGTCAGGTTACAGAGCAATTTTAAACTTTGGACATACCTTTGGACATGCCGTTGAATCAGTGACGGAGTATAAAAAATACAGGCATGGAGAGGCCGTTGCTATAGGCATGCTATTTGCAGCACAACTATCGTATAAGATGGGAAAATGTAGTGACGGGGTATTCACTCGTATCGCTGCTCTATTATCGAGGCTGAATTTACCTCAACAAATTGATGATCAACTGGACAGGAAGTATCTCGATGCCATGATGCTCGATAAAAAGGTTATAGGCGGTAATATAAGGTTTGTATTTCCCATAACAATTGGTCAGGTAACAATTGATGAAGTAAACCTAGATGATTGCGAGACTGCACTGAAATGA